The following coding sequences are from one Panicum hallii strain FIL2 chromosome 5, PHallii_v3.1, whole genome shotgun sequence window:
- the LOC112891472 gene encoding cytochrome P450 81E8-like, whose protein sequence is MERFYYLAAVTFVLLVLLHHLLMGRGRRRRLPPGPRFALPILGHLPLLKKPLHASLADLAARYGPAVHLRLGSRHAVVIGSAGLAKECFSGDLDITIANRPHFPSVREASFDYSVITLANYGAPWRTMRRVATVHLLSAHRVNIMSDNVISRELRAMVRRLARASAATPGGAARVELKRRLFELSHSVLMEIMAQTRNTYSDDADEDMSKEAREMKDIVEAIVPLVGVANIWDYMPLLRWFDVYGVKKQLRDAVNRRNTFIYKMIDAEKEKLKQLERKNGKDDSDEKKSMIAVMLSLQKTEPDVYTDTFISALVANLLGAGTETTSTTMEWTMALLLNHPNALKKAQEEIDLNVGGGRLLDKNDLPHLPYLHCIITETLRLYPAAPMLLPHEASTDCKIHGYDVPAGSMVLVNAHAIHRDPATWEDPEEFRPERFEHGGAEGKFMMPFGMGRRKCPGENLAMRTMGLVLGVLLQCFDWSRIGDGEVDMATATGTIMFKAVPLEALCKPRANMSTILKKI, encoded by the exons ATGGAAAGGTTCtactacctcgccgccgtcaccTTCGTGCTCCTCGTCTTGCTCCACCACCTCTTGATGGGCCGCGGGAGGCGGCGACGCCTGCCACCTGGGCCGCGGTTCGCGCTCCCCATCCTCGGCCACCTCCCCTTGCTCAAGAAGCCGCTCCACGCCTCGCTCGCCGACCTCGCGGCGCGCTACGGCCCGGCCGTCCACCTTCGCCTCGGCAGCCGCCACGCCGTCGTCATCGGCTCGGCGGGGCTGGCGAAGGAGTGCTTCTCCGGGGACCTCGACATCACGATCGCCAACCGCCCGCACTTCCCGTCCGTGCGGGAGGCCTCCTTCGACTACTCGGTAATCACCCTCGCCAACTACGGCGCGCCCTGGCGCACCATGCGCCGCGTCGCCACCGTGCACCTCCTCTCGGCCCATCGCGTCAACATCATGTCGGACAACGTCATCTCCCGCGAGCTGCGCGCCATGGTGCGCCGCCTTGCCCGCGCCTCAGCCGCCACGCCGGGCGGCGCCGCGAGGGTCGAGCTGAAGCGGAGGCTGTTCGAGCTCTCCCACAGCGTCCTCATGGAGATCATGGCGCAGACCAGGAACACCTACTCCGACGACGCGGACGAGGACATGTCCAAGGAGGCGCGGGAGATGAAGGACATCGTCGAGGCGATCGTCCCTCTTGTTGGTGTGGCCAACATCTGGGACTACATGCCTCTGCTTCGGTGGTTCGATGTCTACGGCGTGAAGAAGCAGCTCAGGGACGCGGTTAACCGAAGGAACACGTTCATCTACAAGATGATCGATGCAGAGAAGGAGAAGCTAAAGCAGCTGGAACGCAAGAACGGCAAGGACGACTCTGACGAGAAGAAGAGCATGATCGCCGTCATGCTGTCGCTGCAGAAAACAGAGCCCGACGTCTACACCGACACTTTTATCAGCGCTCTCGTGGCA AATCTGCTGGGCGCTGGCACGGAGACAACCTCAACGACAATGGAGTGGACAATGGCGCTCCTGCTTAACCACCCAAATGCACTGAAAAAGGCGCAAGAAGAAATCGACTTGAACGTCGGAGGGGGTCGTCTTCTTGACAAGAACGACCTTCCCCACCTGCCGTACCTCCACTGCATCATCACTGAGACTCTCCGGCTGTACCCTGCCGCGCCGATGCTACTGCCGCATGAGGCATCCACCGACTGCAAGATCCACGGATACGATGTCCCCGCAGGGTCCATGGTCCTTGTCAATGCGCATGCCATCCACAGGGATCCAGCTACGTGGGAGGATCCGGAGGAGTTCAGGCCGGAGAGGTTCGAGCACGGCGGAGCAGAGGGAAAGTTCATGATGCCATTCGGGATGGGGAGGCGCAAATGTCCTGGGGAGAATCTTGCAATGCGAACCATGGGGCTGGTTCTAGGGGTGCTGCTCCAATGCTTCGATTGGAGCAGGATTGGAGATGGAGAGGTTGACATGGCAACAGCCACTGGCACCATCATGTTTAAGGCTGTTCCTCTGGAAGCTCTCTGCAAGCCACGAGCGAACATGTCTACTATTCTTAAGAAAATCTAG